The genomic stretch CGGGCTTCAGCAGATTGACCTTGTACTCCACCGTCGTCATCCGGGAGGTGAGCGGCAGGACGGACCGCAGCGCCGTCGCCACGGACATGTCGACGAGCGTCCCCAGCACCCCGCCATGAAGCGTCCCGCCGGAGTTCTTCAGGGCCTGCCGCACGCGGCACCGCATCACGCTCGTCCCGCCGCTGCACGCGAGCAGCTTCATCCCCATCAACTTCACGAACGGGAACCGGTTGACCCGGTCCTTGACCAGCTCCTCGTCGAACGTCTTCATCTTCCCTCCCAAGTGCTCCCCCTTCGGCTGCGCTGCCTCGGAGGGGGACTCCGTTCGTGGCTCGCCGTGCGGTGAACCTGCACGGCTGCGCTTTACCTCACTGCGCCCCCCTCCTGCGGCGGCTCCGCCGGACCCTCCCG from Deltaproteobacteria bacterium encodes the following:
- a CDS encoding PaaI family thioesterase produces the protein MKTFDEELVKDRVNRFPFVKLMGMKLLACSGGTSVMRCRVRQALKNSGGTLHGGVLGTLVDMSVATALRSVLPLTSRMTTVEYKVNLLKPVTDGVITARGSVIRMGKTIAVGTTEIRNAAGDPVAFGSATFYILNVRSPGDSPGIMVVTTGRPKPKTKPVLKGES